One stretch of Juglans microcarpa x Juglans regia isolate MS1-56 chromosome 3D, Jm3101_v1.0, whole genome shotgun sequence DNA includes these proteins:
- the LOC121255613 gene encoding probable serine/threonine-protein kinase PBL3, with protein sequence MGNCLDSSAKVDTAISGSGVSKNYSKNSRSSAPSSLTIPSFSENSNASSLPTPRSEGEILSSSNVKPFSFNELKNATRNFRPDSLLGEGGFGYVFKGWIDEHTLSAAKPGSGMVVAVKKLKCEGFQGHKEWLTEVNYLGLLHHPNLVKLIGYCLEGENRLLVYEFMPKGSLENHLFRRGPQPLSWAIRMKVAIGAAKGLCFLHEAKSQVIYRDFKASNILLDAEFNAKVSDFGLAKAGPTGDRTHVSTQVMGTHGYAAPEYVATGRLTAKSDVYSFGVVLLELLTGRRAVDKTKVGVEQNLVDWAKPYLGDKRKLFRIMDTKLEGQYPQKGAYTAATLALQCLSIDAKVRPRMAEVLATLEQLEGPKTPGRLSHSEQQRDAPIRKSPMRQHCSPRNLTPGASPLPSHRQLPRVR encoded by the exons ATGGGCAACTGCTTAGATTCTTCAGCTAAAGTGGATACAGCCATTTCTG GATCGGGAGTCTCAAAAAATTACAGCAAAAACAGTCGTTCATCAGCTCCTTCCAGCCTGACCATTCCATCTTTCAGTGAAAACAGCAATGCTTCAAGTCTCCCTACTCCTAGGTCTGAAGGAGAAATATTATCCTCTTCAAATGTGAAACCCTTCTCGTTCAATGAGCTAAAGAATGCCACCAGAAATTTCCGCCCCGATAGTCTTCTTGGTGAGGGTGGAtttggttatgtttttaaaGGATGGATTGATGAACACACGCTTTCAGCCGCAAAGCCTGGATCTGGAATGGTTGTTGCTGTCAAAAAGCTTAAATGTGAGGGTTTCCAAGGCCACAAGGAGTGGTTG ACTGAAGTTAATTATCTTGGCCTACTTCATCATCCAAATTTGGTTAAGCTAATTGGGTACTGCCTGGAGGGCGAGAATCGGCTTTTGGTCTATGAGTTCATGCCTAAAGGGAGCTTAGAGAATCATCTGTTTAGAA GAGGGCCACAACCACTTTCTTGGGCAATAAGGATGAAGGTGGCAATAGGTGCTGCTAAAGGGCTCTGTTTTCTTCATGAGGCCAAGTCACAAGTCATCTATCGTGATTTCAAGGCTTCGAATATCCTATTAGATGCg GAATTCAATGCCAAGGTTTCTGATTTTGGTTTGGCTAAGGCTGGCCCAACTGGTGATAGGACTCATGTATCTACTCAAGTCATGGGTACTCATGGCTATGCTGCACCTGAATATGTTGCTACAG GTCGGCTGACAGCAAAAAGTGATGTCTACAGCTTTGGGGTTGTGTTGTTGGAACTATTGACAGGCCGACGTGCTGTTGACAAGACCAAAGTTGGTGTTGAGCAGAATTTGGTAGACTGGGCAAAACCATATTTAGGTGACAAACGAAAATTGTTCCGCATTATGGACACCAAGTTAGAAGGCCAGTACCCCCAGAAAGGAGCCTATACGGCTGCCACCCTTGCCTTACAGTGCTTAAGCATTGATGCGAAAGTGAGGCCTCGAATGGCTGAGGTATTAGCTACACTGGAACAGCTTGAAGGCCCCAAAACTCCAGGTAGACTCTCCCACTCGGAGCAGCAGAGAGATGCGCCCATCCGAAAATCCCCGATGCGACAACATTGTTCTCCTCGAAATCTAACGCCTGGTGCGTCTCCATTGCCATCCCACCGGCAACTTCCTCGAGTACGCTAA